The Sneathiella sp. P13V-1 genome includes a window with the following:
- a CDS encoding dicarboxylate/amino acid:cation symporter: protein MENLLSRSLKGLTYQFDRLIKSKLWLKVVIALVLGILSGILLGPDLGLIDSKTVLTITSWLALPGQVFLSVIQMIVVPLVVASVVRGLAANNNPAAIKKNGLLAITFIFVSTAIAASIGIILGLNIQPGSFIDASALIDMSAVSSSKEVAGGFPPLAELPDKVSSLIPRNPIASMVSGEMLQIILFAAVLGAAMLSIPAHQSKPLFDVLAALQEVCLRIVSWAMVLAPLAVFGLITKLVASVGLEVLAGMAIYVVTVIAGLLMIAVLYIIIVRLTLDQPVKEFFNNIKELLLLAFSTSSSAAVMPITLKVVEDKLNIRTDISRFLIPLGATINMAGTALYQGVATVFLAQVFNVDLSISSYLFVVTMAVAASVGSPATPGAGIVILSIVLEGVGIPSAGIALILGVDRILDMFRTSINVLGDVTACTVVKFLTTKKNDQHLELKTQVIQPQPED, encoded by the coding sequence ATGGAGAATCTATTAAGCCGGTCGCTGAAAGGACTAACCTACCAGTTTGATCGTTTGATCAAAAGCAAGCTATGGCTCAAAGTCGTGATTGCGCTCGTATTGGGTATCTTGAGCGGGATACTGCTCGGGCCTGATCTTGGTCTAATTGACAGCAAGACTGTCTTAACGATTACATCGTGGCTGGCCTTGCCTGGACAAGTCTTTCTGTCTGTCATTCAGATGATTGTCGTGCCGCTTGTGGTGGCATCTGTTGTCAGGGGGCTCGCCGCAAACAATAATCCAGCCGCCATAAAGAAAAATGGTTTGCTGGCCATAACGTTCATTTTTGTTTCGACTGCTATTGCGGCTTCGATAGGTATTATTCTTGGACTGAACATTCAGCCTGGGAGCTTCATTGACGCAAGCGCGTTAATCGATATGAGTGCTGTTAGCAGTTCAAAAGAAGTAGCAGGTGGTTTTCCGCCCCTTGCAGAGTTACCCGATAAAGTGTCCTCTCTCATTCCCCGGAATCCAATTGCATCAATGGTTTCTGGTGAAATGCTGCAAATTATTCTGTTTGCTGCTGTTTTAGGTGCTGCCATGCTGTCTATACCGGCACATCAGTCGAAGCCACTGTTTGACGTATTAGCTGCATTACAGGAAGTTTGTTTGCGGATTGTATCCTGGGCGATGGTATTGGCGCCACTGGCTGTTTTTGGCCTTATTACCAAATTGGTTGCCAGTGTTGGTTTGGAAGTGCTGGCCGGGATGGCAATATATGTGGTGACCGTTATTGCAGGGCTTTTAATGATTGCCGTGCTTTATATCATCATCGTTCGTTTGACACTGGATCAACCTGTAAAAGAGTTTTTCAATAATATTAAAGAGCTGTTATTGCTCGCTTTCTCCACTAGTAGTTCAGCGGCTGTTATGCCGATAACTTTGAAAGTGGTTGAGGACAAACTGAATATTCGCACTGACATCTCCCGGTTTCTTATCCCACTGGGCGCAACTATCAACATGGCTGGTACGGCCCTCTATCAGGGAGTGGCAACGGTTTTTTTAGCTCAGGTTTTCAATGTTGATTTAAGTATCTCCAGCTACCTTTTTGTTGTGACGATGGCCGTGGCGGCATCTGTTGGTTCGCCGGCGACACCTGGTGCGGGAATTGTTATTCTGAGTATTGTTTTGGAAGGGGTGGGTATTCCATCTGCAGGAATTGCCTTGATACTTGGTGTGGATCGCATACTGGACATGTTCCGTACATCCATCAATGTTTTAGGTGATGTAACAGCATGCACGGTGGTCAAATTTCTTACGACAAAAAAGAACGACCAGCATTTGGAGCTGAAAACCCAAGTCATACAACCCCAGCCTGAAGACTGA
- a CDS encoding phosphoketolase yields the protein MSEKQKLTEKAADPISEEEIDLLDAFWRACNYLAAGMIYLRDNPLLQKKLEEGHLKKRLLGHWGASPGLSFMYTHMNRLIVKHDLEAIFLAGPGHGAPGVIAPVYLEGSYSETYPDVGQDIRGMKNLFKRFSFPGGIGSHCTPELPGSIHEGGELGYSVSHAFGAAFDNPELIVTVAVGDGEAETGPLATSWHSAKFLNPVRDGAVLPILHLNGYKINNPTLLSRIPKAELESLFVGYGWKPYFVEGEDPRDMHRQMAEVMDQCFKDIRTIQVQAREAKLVTRAHWPMIILRSPKGWTGPKESEGNKIEGYWRSHQVPLSGVHGNATQLEALEEWLKSYRPQELFDEAGKPVKELEKLLPKGARRMGSNPHSNGGLVKRNLRLPDFRDYAAQVKQPAKTFAMNTKPLGMFLRDIMRMNMQNFRVFGPDENTSNKLDSIYEVSKKLWLCDYLPEDENGGQLSPDGRVLEMLSEHTLEGWLEGYLLTGRHGFLASYEAFVHVIDSMFNQHAKWLAICEELSWRAPIASLNLLITSTVWRQDHNGFTHQDPGFLNLVVNKDPKVTRIYLPPDVNCLLSVANHCLKSQNDINVIVSDKQSHMQYLDMENAIKHCTQGIGIWDWASSDDGVEPDVVIAGCGDIPTKEALAATALLRESFPDLKIRFINVVDLFRMTQDTEHPHGLSDSDFDSLFTTDKPVIFNFHGYPWLIHRLAYRRTNHKNLHVRGYIERGNINTPLELAIENRVDRFSLAMDVINRVPHLQATGAHAKQRFRERQIECQLYAHEHGIDSPEITNWVWPFDK from the coding sequence ATGAGCGAGAAGCAGAAGCTTACTGAAAAAGCGGCAGACCCTATTTCGGAAGAGGAAATTGATCTGTTGGATGCTTTTTGGCGTGCTTGCAATTATCTGGCAGCAGGCATGATCTATCTAAGGGATAACCCACTGCTACAGAAAAAATTGGAAGAAGGTCACTTAAAGAAAAGACTGCTAGGGCATTGGGGAGCAAGTCCGGGTTTGTCCTTCATGTACACCCATATGAACAGACTGATCGTAAAACATGATCTTGAGGCCATCTTTCTGGCAGGGCCTGGACATGGTGCGCCGGGGGTAATTGCGCCTGTATATCTGGAGGGGTCCTATTCTGAGACCTACCCAGATGTTGGGCAGGATATCCGGGGTATGAAAAACCTGTTCAAGCGGTTTTCCTTTCCAGGCGGTATTGGAAGTCACTGCACACCGGAGTTACCCGGTTCAATCCACGAAGGGGGAGAACTTGGGTACAGTGTATCGCATGCTTTTGGGGCAGCCTTTGATAATCCGGAACTTATTGTAACTGTTGCAGTTGGGGACGGGGAGGCGGAAACCGGGCCTTTGGCAACCTCATGGCATTCCGCAAAGTTTTTAAACCCGGTCAGAGACGGGGCCGTGTTACCCATTCTGCATCTGAACGGTTACAAGATAAATAATCCGACACTTTTATCCCGAATTCCCAAGGCGGAATTGGAATCTCTGTTTGTTGGATATGGTTGGAAGCCATACTTTGTGGAAGGGGAAGACCCCCGGGACATGCATCGGCAGATGGCAGAAGTGATGGATCAATGCTTCAAGGATATCCGCACTATTCAGGTACAGGCAAGAGAGGCAAAACTGGTTACCAGAGCGCATTGGCCGATGATCATATTACGTTCTCCGAAAGGATGGACAGGTCCGAAAGAGAGTGAAGGCAATAAAATTGAGGGTTATTGGCGATCACATCAGGTGCCTTTGTCTGGTGTGCACGGAAATGCAACTCAGCTTGAAGCGCTAGAGGAGTGGTTGAAAAGTTATCGTCCTCAGGAACTTTTTGATGAGGCGGGAAAACCGGTCAAAGAGTTGGAAAAACTGTTGCCTAAAGGTGCCCGCAGAATGGGAAGTAATCCGCATTCAAACGGCGGGTTGGTTAAAAGAAATCTTCGGCTACCCGATTTCAGAGACTATGCGGCGCAAGTGAAACAGCCGGCGAAGACCTTTGCGATGAATACAAAGCCGCTTGGAATGTTTCTAAGAGACATAATGCGCATGAATATGCAAAATTTTCGTGTGTTTGGACCTGATGAAAACACATCAAATAAACTTGATTCCATATATGAAGTAAGCAAGAAACTTTGGCTTTGCGACTATTTGCCAGAGGATGAAAATGGCGGGCAACTCAGCCCAGATGGCAGAGTGTTGGAGATGTTGTCTGAGCATACTTTGGAAGGTTGGCTGGAGGGGTACCTTCTGACCGGGCGACATGGTTTTCTGGCGAGCTATGAAGCCTTTGTTCATGTTATTGATTCAATGTTTAATCAACATGCAAAGTGGCTTGCGATCTGCGAAGAGTTATCATGGCGGGCGCCAATTGCTTCTCTTAACCTGCTGATTACATCGACTGTGTGGCGTCAGGATCATAATGGCTTCACTCATCAGGATCCCGGGTTTCTTAATCTGGTCGTTAATAAAGATCCCAAAGTCACCCGTATCTATTTGCCGCCAGATGTTAACTGTCTGTTATCGGTGGCGAACCACTGTCTGAAAAGTCAAAATGATATCAATGTCATTGTCAGTGATAAGCAGTCCCATATGCAGTATCTGGATATGGAAAACGCCATAAAACACTGTACTCAAGGCATTGGTATTTGGGATTGGGCCAGCAGTGATGATGGGGTTGAGCCGGATGTGGTTATTGCCGGTTGCGGGGATATTCCAACTAAAGAAGCACTTGCGGCAACAGCACTGTTAAGAGAGAGTTTCCCGGATTTGAAAATCCGGTTTATCAATGTTGTCGATCTTTTCAGGATGACGCAGGATACGGAACATCCGCACGGTCTTTCCGATAGTGATTTTGACAGCTTGTTTACAACAGATAAACCGGTGATCTTCAATTTCCACGGCTATCCATGGCTAATTCATAGGCTTGCCTATAGACGAACCAATCACAAGAACCTTCATGTGAGGGGCTATATTGAACGGGGAAACATCAATACACCATTGGAACTTGCCATCGAAAATCGCGTTGACAGATTTAGCCTTGCAATGGATGTGATCAATCGTGTGCCTCATTTACAAGCGACGGGAGCGCATGCGAAACAGAGATTTAGAGAGCGTCAAATAGAATGCCAGTTATATGCTCACGAGCATGGGATAGATAGCCCAGAGATAACGAATTGGGTATGGCCATTTGATAAGTAA
- a CDS encoding Na/Pi cotransporter family protein encodes MGTVFGGLGLFLLAINMMTDGLKLAAGPSLKGLLSNWSNTPLKGVFAGCLMTALVQSSSAVTVASLGFVNAGLISMYQAFGIIYGANVGTTMTGWLVALVGFKISIQAFAWPMIGLGMVFRLLKPQGRLAAVGLALVGFGLFFVGIDLLRSSFEGVVQAFDISKLTATGISGIATFLLVGVFLTILTQSSSASIALTITAASSGLIGLYAAGAMVIGANIGTTSTALIASIGATANAKRVAAAQVVFNGLTAIVALIILPILFFIIESLTVFLSIDASPAISLAIFHTLFNILGVLLIFPQNERLANFMKSKFRSVDEIASQPKYLDKTIAQTPDLAVQALLMEIQSISERVFIMFRSLLPPNKIDLFKCEKDVSVLRQLSSEVSRFVVSIERSSLNEETISALAKIMRVQQYFISCTAAIGQFAHLNVRREKLELPELEREYQAYLAYILDLFSKCQDIEFCGSEEFEGSYEELQLEYDAVKANLVLNATQKKISVTQMSETIDCLNHLLLSAQQWHKAFRRIHVLHMNGDTLGNSVNEQLVE; translated from the coding sequence ATGGGGACCGTGTTTGGCGGCCTCGGATTATTTTTGCTGGCCATCAACATGATGACAGATGGCCTGAAACTGGCTGCGGGCCCGTCCCTGAAGGGCCTGCTATCCAATTGGAGCAATACCCCTCTGAAAGGTGTGTTTGCCGGCTGTCTAATGACGGCGTTAGTTCAGTCCTCCAGCGCAGTCACGGTTGCGTCGCTTGGCTTTGTAAATGCTGGTCTGATTTCAATGTACCAGGCTTTTGGTATCATTTACGGCGCCAATGTCGGGACAACCATGACAGGTTGGTTGGTCGCGCTGGTTGGCTTTAAAATCAGTATTCAAGCCTTTGCCTGGCCCATGATCGGCCTTGGAATGGTCTTCAGGTTGTTGAAGCCACAGGGAAGGCTTGCTGCAGTGGGGCTTGCACTGGTTGGTTTTGGGCTGTTTTTTGTGGGCATTGATCTTCTCCGCAGTTCGTTTGAAGGGGTGGTGCAGGCCTTTGACATCAGTAAGCTAACGGCGACCGGGATTTCCGGGATCGCAACTTTCCTGCTGGTCGGTGTGTTTTTGACGATCCTTACCCAATCCTCCAGTGCGTCAATTGCCCTGACAATTACGGCGGCGTCCAGTGGCTTGATTGGTCTTTACGCCGCTGGGGCAATGGTAATTGGGGCCAATATCGGGACCACATCGACTGCGTTGATTGCGTCGATAGGCGCGACTGCCAATGCAAAAAGGGTCGCCGCTGCGCAGGTTGTGTTTAACGGCTTAACAGCAATTGTTGCTTTAATTATTCTTCCCATCTTGTTCTTCATTATTGAAAGCCTGACCGTATTTTTAAGTATTGATGCATCACCCGCGATTTCACTCGCTATTTTCCATACACTTTTCAATATTCTCGGTGTTCTTCTGATCTTTCCTCAAAATGAGCGGTTGGCCAATTTTATGAAAAGCAAATTCCGATCAGTTGACGAGATTGCCTCGCAGCCCAAGTATCTCGATAAAACAATTGCACAAACTCCGGATTTGGCCGTTCAGGCATTGTTGATGGAGATACAGTCTATTTCAGAACGTGTTTTCATCATGTTCAGATCCCTTTTGCCACCGAACAAAATTGATCTTTTCAAGTGCGAAAAAGATGTCAGCGTTCTCAGGCAGCTCTCCTCAGAAGTGTCAAGGTTTGTGGTTAGTATTGAACGTTCCTCCTTGAACGAGGAGACAATTTCCGCGTTAGCAAAAATAATGAGAGTGCAGCAGTACTTTATTTCCTGTACCGCCGCTATTGGGCAATTTGCTCACCTGAATGTCAGACGGGAAAAGCTGGAATTACCTGAGCTGGAAAGAGAATATCAGGCGTATTTAGCTTATATTCTGGATTTATTTTCGAAATGTCAGGATATTGAATTTTGTGGCAGCGAGGAATTTGAAGGCTCATACGAAGAATTGCAGTTGGAGTATGACGCAGTTAAAGCCAATCTGGTATTGAACGCTACTCAGAAGAAGATTTCGGTGACACAAATGTCCGAAACAATTGACTGTCTGAACCACCTTCTACTGTCAGCACAACAGTGGCACAAAGCGTTCAGGCGGATCCATGTATTGCACATGAACGGGGATACTCTTGGCAACTCAGTGAACGAACAGTTGGTTGAGTAG
- a CDS encoding MBL fold metallo-hydrolase, whose protein sequence is MAQITFLGAIEGVTGSMYLIETRESKVLLDCGLFQGRKVEEEANLQPLPFDISAIDAVVLSHAHLDHSGRTPLLVKQGYSGPIFMTRPTCDLIEVLLKDAASLQERDVFWENKRRKRAGKKEIEPLYTMADVEEVLGLCIGVGYYQKINIADGIGVRFSDAGHILGSSIVEIFVEEGGKEKKLVFSGDLGNSEAALLRDPDAIKSADILLMESTYGDRDHRSMEDTLVEFEGILQEAFENGGNILIPSFALGRTQELIFRLGELYQQGKIKHRAIFLDSPMAIAVTEIYHRYQNVYSDEDKEVIQNSSKNIPLHKQSLHTLLPILRYSTTTEESMELNKIEGGAIIIAGSGMCNGGRIRHHLKHNLWRKQSHVIIVGFQAAGTPGRALVDGAKKYKIAGEEISVRAKIHTLGGFSAHASKTQLLDWLSNFEGKKPPLYLIHGEAKAKESLLKSVQQQGWSASIPELGQVITF, encoded by the coding sequence ATGGCACAAATTACATTCTTGGGGGCGATTGAAGGTGTGACGGGGTCAATGTATCTCATTGAGACCCGTGAGAGCAAAGTCTTGTTAGATTGCGGCCTTTTCCAAGGGAGGAAGGTGGAAGAAGAAGCAAATCTACAACCGTTACCCTTTGATATTTCGGCAATTGACGCTGTAGTTTTATCTCATGCGCATTTGGATCATTCCGGGCGCACCCCGCTTCTGGTCAAACAAGGGTATAGTGGCCCTATTTTCATGACACGCCCGACATGTGATTTGATAGAAGTGTTGCTCAAAGATGCCGCATCACTTCAGGAAAGAGATGTCTTCTGGGAAAACAAACGCAGAAAAAGAGCCGGTAAAAAAGAAATTGAGCCCCTCTATACGATGGCTGATGTTGAAGAGGTTCTGGGACTATGTATCGGTGTTGGTTATTACCAGAAAATAAACATTGCTGACGGAATTGGCGTTCGTTTCTCCGATGCTGGACATATCCTGGGTTCCTCTATCGTTGAGATATTTGTTGAGGAAGGCGGGAAAGAGAAGAAACTGGTGTTTTCGGGGGATCTGGGCAATTCGGAAGCTGCGTTATTGCGTGATCCAGATGCTATTAAATCCGCAGATATCTTGTTGATGGAATCGACCTATGGTGACCGTGACCATCGATCAATGGAAGATACGCTTGTAGAGTTTGAAGGCATCTTACAAGAGGCTTTCGAAAATGGTGGAAATATTCTCATTCCTTCCTTTGCACTGGGCCGGACCCAAGAGCTGATTTTCAGATTGGGTGAGCTGTACCAACAAGGGAAAATAAAGCACAGGGCTATTTTCCTGGATAGTCCGATGGCAATTGCAGTGACGGAGATTTATCACCGTTATCAGAATGTCTATAGTGATGAAGACAAAGAAGTCATTCAGAATTCATCCAAGAATATTCCCCTGCACAAACAAAGTCTTCATACGTTACTGCCGATACTGAGATATTCCACAACGACTGAAGAGTCGATGGAGCTCAATAAAATTGAGGGCGGAGCCATTATTATTGCAGGAAGCGGAATGTGTAATGGCGGACGCATACGACATCATTTGAAGCACAACCTCTGGCGTAAACAGTCTCATGTGATCATTGTAGGGTTTCAAGCCGCAGGAACACCGGGTCGGGCTCTGGTGGATGGAGCAAAGAAATACAAAATTGCCGGCGAGGAAATCTCAGTACGCGCGAAAATCCATACGCTCGGTGGGTTTTCAGCTCATGCCAGTAAAACTCAGTTGTTGGATTGGTTATCAAATTTCGAGGGAAAAAAACCACCATTATACCTGATCCACGGCGAAGCGAAGGCAAAAGAATCGCTGTTGAAGTCGGTTCAGCAGCAGGGCTGGTCAGCAAGTATTCCTGAGTTGGGCCAGGTAATTACTTTTTAG
- a CDS encoding TIGR00730 family Rossman fold protein: MSEHRKNQSSFPSAAEDLELVRQSHMENPSYRLAYADDEFLLRDDLRAVRLQLEWLKPELIQQEHEIESTIVVFGGARFSDTPKNKENQNLLKNSSYYDVARELSQKITKLSIQHDHKEFVVVTGGGPGIMEAANRGAADVGGKSIGLNIVLPHEQKPNPYITPDLCFQFHYFAIRKMHFLKRTKGLFAFPGGFGTLDELFETLTLVQTKKIKSLPIILVGKEYWQNLVNFDFLVDQGAIDPKDLDCIFYADNAEDAYRILTNYWDL; encoded by the coding sequence ATGAGTGAACACCGGAAAAACCAGTCGTCTTTTCCGTCAGCTGCGGAGGATCTAGAGCTCGTACGTCAAAGTCATATGGAAAACCCGTCATATCGGTTGGCCTATGCCGATGATGAATTTCTGCTTAGGGATGACCTGCGGGCGGTCCGATTACAACTGGAATGGCTTAAACCAGAATTAATTCAGCAAGAGCATGAAATTGAATCAACAATTGTCGTTTTCGGGGGGGCGAGATTTTCTGACACACCCAAGAACAAAGAGAATCAAAATCTCCTGAAAAACAGTTCTTACTACGACGTTGCGAGAGAGCTTTCACAGAAAATCACCAAGCTATCAATACAACATGATCACAAGGAGTTTGTCGTTGTTACGGGGGGCGGCCCCGGTATTATGGAAGCGGCAAACAGGGGGGCGGCTGATGTTGGGGGGAAAAGCATCGGATTGAATATTGTTCTGCCCCATGAACAAAAGCCAAATCCTTATATCACCCCGGACCTGTGTTTTCAGTTTCATTATTTTGCTATTCGCAAAATGCATTTCCTGAAACGGACCAAAGGGTTGTTTGCATTCCCCGGAGGGTTTGGCACGTTGGATGAGCTTTTTGAAACTTTGACGCTTGTGCAGACGAAAAAGATCAAGTCTTTGCCAATTATTCTTGTTGGAAAAGAATATTGGCAGAATCTGGTAAATTTTGATTTTCTTGTAGATCAGGGAGCAATTGATCCGAAGGATCTCGACTGCATTTTTTATGCTGATAATGCTGAAGATGCGTATCGAATTTTGACTAATTATTGGGATCTATAG
- a CDS encoding PAS domain S-box protein, giving the protein MSKPSLSKALTLRLLFVTILTTVILGGFWVYSIYSHYQERIQEIRQDYISQQQQFIKSFVQSAERLINKEMTAAKAHTEEKGLAEYQSLALDQINQLQFDDGGYVFAATWDGFSLAGPARGKSVFGAKDVNGVFVVQELIKLSKQGGGFFTYHIPASTGAKPIEKISYVLGIPEWEWYIGAGFDLRILENSIAGLQEKSRQERDTVLLIVSVALVLLVLVIFFSAERETARIRRNYQRFMDFFTSADPEDSKIDTDSMKFKEFEEIAVAANDMVARRLHVEDALQESQARLSHHLENTPLGSMAFNRDFRITEWNKAAERIFGFTAKEAIGRHVTETILPPDVEEEVNQIWELLLDNRGGIRSNNENLTKDGRVINCDWYNTPIIGKDGEVIGVMSLVQDNTERKMLEEQVNRSQKLEAVGQLTGGVAHDFNNLMAVMMGNLELALEQLDPDTPLRRQIDNALNAVGRGATLTKQLLSFSRRQMLSPAVIDIQHLVDDTLSFLERTLGETIQIVIKHPDDAIFVNIDSDIFGNALVNLSLNARDAMPDGGTLTFCMERVDLDEEVIGLSKDPVSGPHARLTVSDTGCGMSEDILRQVLDPFFTTKEVGKGSGLGLSMVYGFVKQSCGHMKIASEEGVGTTISIYLPISEPSDVGGGGDTNSALELGAQRSILLVEDDEQVREVTSATLKKLGYEVIEAEDGAAALTTLRETADQIDLVISDVVMPKGVSGIDLAKQITVLYPDKKILLTSGYPDKIADHEDVKELGIMLLAKPFTRSTLAAALEAIARQ; this is encoded by the coding sequence ATGTCAAAGCCCTCATTAAGTAAGGCGCTTACCTTAAGGCTCCTGTTTGTTACTATTTTAACGACCGTAATTTTGGGTGGATTCTGGGTTTATAGTATTTATTCCCATTACCAAGAACGCATTCAGGAAATCCGTCAGGATTATATCAGCCAACAACAGCAATTTATCAAAAGCTTTGTCCAAAGCGCTGAAAGACTTATCAACAAAGAAATGACTGCTGCGAAAGCCCACACAGAAGAGAAGGGCTTGGCGGAATATCAATCTCTGGCCCTTGATCAGATTAATCAACTTCAGTTCGATGATGGCGGGTATGTGTTCGCGGCCACGTGGGATGGGTTCTCTTTGGCGGGGCCAGCCAGGGGTAAAAGCGTGTTTGGCGCGAAAGATGTGAACGGTGTTTTTGTGGTTCAGGAGCTGATTAAGCTCTCCAAGCAGGGAGGCGGCTTCTTTACCTATCATATACCCGCTTCAACCGGGGCAAAGCCTATTGAAAAGATCAGTTATGTGCTCGGTATCCCGGAGTGGGAATGGTATATCGGCGCGGGGTTTGATCTAAGGATTCTCGAGAACTCTATCGCTGGGTTGCAAGAGAAAAGCCGGCAAGAGCGCGACACCGTTTTGCTGATTGTGTCCGTCGCTTTGGTGTTACTGGTTTTGGTGATTTTCTTCTCGGCGGAGCGTGAGACTGCGAGAATTAGACGTAACTATCAGCGTTTCATGGACTTTTTTACAAGTGCCGATCCCGAAGACTCTAAAATCGACACGGATAGTATGAAATTTAAAGAGTTTGAGGAGATTGCAGTTGCGGCCAATGATATGGTCGCTCGCCGCCTTCATGTGGAGGATGCCCTTCAAGAGAGTCAGGCCAGGCTATCGCATCATCTGGAGAATACTCCGCTTGGCAGTATGGCATTCAATAGAGATTTTCGAATTACAGAGTGGAATAAAGCCGCTGAACGTATTTTTGGGTTTACAGCCAAGGAGGCCATTGGCCGTCACGTAACTGAGACAATTTTACCCCCTGATGTCGAAGAAGAGGTGAACCAGATTTGGGAGCTGCTTCTTGACAATCGTGGCGGTATTCGCTCGAACAATGAAAATCTGACAAAGGATGGACGGGTCATTAATTGTGACTGGTACAACACTCCCATCATTGGAAAAGACGGTGAAGTCATTGGGGTGATGTCTCTGGTTCAGGATAATACTGAGCGGAAGATGTTGGAAGAGCAGGTGAACCGGTCGCAAAAACTGGAAGCTGTGGGGCAGCTTACCGGTGGTGTTGCCCATGATTTCAATAACCTGATGGCGGTTATGATGGGTAATCTTGAGCTGGCCCTTGAGCAGTTGGACCCGGATACGCCATTACGTCGGCAGATTGATAATGCCCTCAATGCTGTAGGGCGGGGTGCCACCCTCACAAAACAGTTACTTTCATTCTCCCGGCGCCAGATGTTATCCCCTGCGGTGATAGACATTCAGCATCTCGTTGATGATACACTTTCCTTCCTTGAGCGGACTTTGGGCGAGACTATTCAGATCGTCATCAAGCATCCTGACGATGCAATATTCGTCAATATTGATAGCGACATCTTTGGAAACGCCCTGGTGAATTTGTCCCTGAATGCAAGGGATGCCATGCCAGATGGCGGAACTCTTACATTTTGTATGGAGAGGGTTGATCTGGATGAGGAAGTCATAGGACTTTCAAAGGATCCGGTTTCAGGTCCGCATGCGCGCCTAACGGTGAGTGATACCGGCTGTGGGATGAGCGAAGATATTCTAAGGCAGGTTCTTGATCCTTTCTTCACAACGAAAGAGGTTGGTAAGGGCAGTGGACTTGGCCTGAGCATGGTTTACGGTTTTGTCAAACAGTCCTGCGGACACATGAAAATCGCCAGTGAAGAAGGGGTGGGAACAACCATTTCCATTTACCTGCCGATTTCTGAGCCGTCAGACGTGGGCGGCGGCGGGGATACTAATTCCGCGCTGGAGTTAGGTGCCCAAAGATCTATTCTTCTTGTGGAGGATGATGAGCAGGTTCGCGAAGTAACGTCTGCGACGTTGAAGAAGTTGGGATACGAAGTGATTGAGGCCGAAGACGGGGCTGCCGCGCTGACGACTTTGCGTGAAACCGCGGATCAAATTGATCTGGTGATCAGTGATGTTGTAATGCCAAAAGGGGTCAGCGGTATCGACCTTGCGAAGCAGATCACTGTTCTCTATCCAGATAAGAAGATCCTGCTGACGTCTGGATATCCAGATAAAATTGCTGATCATGAGGATGTGAAAGAGCTTGGTATCATGTTGCTGGCCAAGCCTTTTACCAGGTCGACATTGGCTGCAGCTTTGGAAGCTATAGCCAGACAATGA
- a CDS encoding plastocyanin/azurin family copper-binding protein has protein sequence MKLKNRMLGAVPGGILVALGLVMSSAVYAAGSHGGGHHDEAPKYGKPGIASEATRTIQIELGDNFFAPEKLSFKAGETIRFEVVNKGEFVHEFNIGTQLMHAAHQKEMAMMMEHGAIEVDRINHDKMKMDMGGGHKMGHDDPNSILLEPGKSGEVIWKFSTSGSLEFACNLPGHYESGMVGEISVN, from the coding sequence ATGAAACTTAAAAATCGTATGCTGGGTGCCGTGCCCGGCGGAATTCTTGTTGCGTTGGGTCTGGTTATGTCCAGTGCAGTATATGCCGCAGGTTCTCATGGTGGAGGGCATCATGACGAAGCGCCTAAATATGGAAAGCCAGGCATTGCTTCAGAAGCAACGAGAACTATTCAGATTGAACTTGGAGATAACTTTTTTGCTCCGGAAAAACTTTCTTTTAAAGCAGGGGAAACAATCCGGTTTGAAGTGGTGAACAAGGGTGAATTTGTTCACGAATTTAATATTGGTACGCAACTCATGCATGCAGCTCATCAAAAGGAAATGGCGATGATGATGGAGCATGGTGCCATTGAGGTTGATCGTATCAATCACGACAAAATGAAAATGGATATGGGGGGTGGCCACAAGATGGGCCATGACGATCCAAACAGTATCCTTTTGGAGCCGGGGAAAAGCGGTGAGGTGATTTGGAAGTTCAGTACTTCAGGATCACTGGAGTTCGCCTGTAACCTGCCGGGTCATTACGAATCCGGAATGGTGGGTGAAATTTCCGTCAACTAA